Proteins from one Kwoniella shivajii chromosome 1, complete sequence genomic window:
- a CDS encoding formamidopyrimidine-DNA glycosylase, translated as MPELPEVERARKLIQETCRGYKIKSVDSVEDKIVYTGGDDHSAFAKEITGRTITGCERKGKTFWMTLAGKGRLPVMHFGMTGMIQLKGQEPTWYRRRPKENSNNWPPKFHKFVLKLEPQEGSVGDEPVELAFLDGRRLGRLRLLPSPVTSHPPVSALGFDPVLSHPSFEEFQELIAKKKGTVKGMIMDQAFSAGVGNWVADEVLYQARIHPSCPVNHLSSQNIKDLHYQLRAVPLKAVEVNADSRQFPEDWLFRWRWGKGKKQAKGKKKAEDAEGSDGEGGEDTKPPGKDFLALPNGKPATIVYVEVGGRTTAVVEELQKMPEGVEIKPKISKGGKGSQSKKRPKGDDSDNGSSGLSSEEEVTTPVKATTARQRGSASKKVKSEVKTEIEDGPLRKSQKVSKGTTPSSGRKANGNGNSKPVKKEPTSITKPRGSRGKATKIDLDGEDSSGLSDAPSENEL; from the exons ATGCCTGAACTTCCTG aagttgaaagagcTCGAAAGCTCATCCAGGAGACATGTAGAGGATACAAGATTAAATCGGTAGATTCGGTAGAAGATAAGATCGTATATAcaggaggagatgatcaCAGCGCATTT GCCAAGGAAATTACAGGACGAACTATAACAGGTTGCGAGAGGAAGGGCAAGAC ATTCTGGATGACACTTGCTGGTAAAGGAAGATTACCAGTCATGCACTTTGGTATGACAGGTATGATCCAGTTGAAAGGTCAAGAACCTACATGGTACAGAAGAAGACCTAAAGAAAACTCAAATAATTGGCCGCCAAAA TTTCATAAATT TGTACTTAAACTTGAACCTCAAGAAGGATCAGTAGGCGATGAACCTGTAGAATTAGCTTTCCTAGATG GAAGAAGACTTGGACGATTGAGACTTCTACCTTCTCCCGTCACTTCACATCCACCAGTATCAGCTCTGGGATTTGATCCAGTCCTCTCACATCCTTCGTTCGAAGAGTTCCAAGAACTAATAGCGAAGAAAAAGGGGACGGTGAAGGGTATGATTATGGATCAAGCCTTTAGTGCAGGAGTAGGAAAT TGGGTAGCAGATGA AGTACTTTATCAAGCTCGTATACACCCGTCATGTCCTGTCAACCACTTATCATCTCAGAACATTAAAGATCTTCATTATCAGTTACGAGCGGTACCTTTAAAGGCTGTAGAAGTTAATGCTGACTCTCGACAATTTCCTGAAGATTGGTTATTCCGTTGGAGAtggggaaagggaaagaaacaagctaaaggtaaaaagaaggCTGAAGATGCGGAAGGaagtgatggtgaaggtggagaagatacCAAACCTCCTGGAAAAGATTTTCTTGCTTTG CCTAATGGTAAACCTGCAACAATTGTATATGTCGAAGTTGGAGGTAGAACAACAGCGGTAGTGGAAGAATTGCAGAAGATGCCTGAAGGCGTAGAGATCAAACCGAAGATAAGTAAAGGTGGGAAAGGTAGTCAAAGTAAAAAGCGAccaaaaggagatgattca GACAATGGATCGAGTGGTCTTtcatcggaagaagaagtaacTACGCCTGTAAAAGCTACTACAGCTAGACAGAGGGGTTCAGCAAGTAAAAAGGTCAAATCTGAGGTTAAGACAGAAATAGAGGACGGGCCACTGCGcaag TCTCAAAAGGTATCGAAGGGAACCACTCCATCTTCTGGTCGAAAAGccaatgggaatggaaacTCAAAACCTGTCAAAAAAGAACCTACTTCTATCACCAAACCCCGAGGATCGCGAGGGAAGGCTACCAAAATAGATTTGGATGGAGAGGATTCGTCAGGTTTATCCGATGCGCCTTCTGAGAATGAACTGTGA